The following proteins are encoded in a genomic region of Tuberibacillus sp. Marseille-P3662:
- the lysS gene encoding lysine--tRNA ligase yields the protein MDWNDQLKARRDKLNDLYDQGVHPFGDKFERSHTAQDMVDQFDGYSKDELTEKEFPAMVAGRIMTKRGKGKAGFAHIQDLTGQIQIYVRKDQVGDDQYEIFKDIDIGDIVGVKGIAFKTKVGELSVKVQDFAILTKSLRPLPDKFHGLKDVEQRYRQRYLDLIMNQEVKETFMIRSKILRYMREYLDDRGFLEVETPTMHSIPGGASARPFITHHNALNIPLYMRIAIELHLKRLIVGGLEQVYEIGRVFRNEGVSTRHNPEFTMLELYEAFADFHDIMDLTENLIAYITEKVHGTTTISYGEYEVNLASQWKRVHMVDAIKEQTGVDFWKEMSDEEARQLAKEHSIDIKDHMTFGHVVNEFFEQKVEETLIQPTFVFGHPVAISPLAKKNDHDQRFTDRFELFIVGREHANAFSELNDPIDQRQRFEAQVQARDDGDDEAHMMDEDFLESLEYGMPPTGGLGIGIDRLVMLLTNSSSIRDVLLFPQMRNKDD from the coding sequence ATGGATTGGAATGATCAACTGAAGGCCCGGCGGGACAAGCTCAATGATTTATATGATCAAGGTGTCCATCCCTTTGGTGATAAATTTGAACGGTCTCATACCGCTCAGGATATGGTTGATCAATTTGATGGTTATTCTAAAGACGAATTGACTGAAAAAGAGTTTCCGGCAATGGTTGCTGGCCGGATTATGACAAAGCGAGGAAAAGGGAAAGCCGGCTTTGCCCATATCCAAGACTTGACTGGTCAAATTCAAATTTACGTACGAAAAGACCAAGTGGGTGACGATCAATATGAAATTTTTAAGGATATTGATATCGGTGACATCGTCGGTGTTAAAGGAATTGCCTTTAAAACAAAGGTCGGAGAACTAAGTGTCAAAGTCCAAGACTTCGCTATTCTAACGAAATCTTTACGGCCGCTCCCTGACAAATTTCATGGTTTGAAAGATGTTGAGCAACGTTACAGGCAGAGATATCTTGATCTCATCATGAACCAGGAAGTTAAAGAGACGTTTATGATTCGAAGCAAAATTCTTCGCTATATGCGTGAATATTTGGATGACAGGGGATTTCTTGAGGTTGAAACACCGACCATGCACAGTATTCCAGGCGGGGCATCGGCTCGTCCCTTCATTACTCACCATAATGCTTTGAATATTCCATTGTATATGCGAATTGCAATTGAATTACACCTCAAACGGCTCATCGTGGGAGGGCTGGAGCAAGTTTATGAAATCGGTCGGGTTTTTCGAAATGAAGGCGTGTCAACACGGCATAACCCCGAATTTACCATGCTGGAATTGTATGAAGCCTTTGCTGATTTTCATGATATTATGGATTTAACGGAAAATCTGATCGCTTATATTACAGAGAAAGTCCATGGGACAACGACTATTTCTTATGGAGAATATGAAGTTAATCTTGCTTCTCAATGGAAACGAGTTCATATGGTTGATGCAATAAAAGAACAAACGGGTGTAGACTTTTGGAAGGAAATGAGCGATGAGGAAGCTCGACAACTAGCGAAGGAACATAGTATTGATATAAAGGATCATATGACGTTTGGGCACGTCGTCAATGAATTCTTTGAACAAAAAGTAGAAGAAACCTTGATCCAACCAACTTTTGTTTTTGGACACCCTGTCGCTATTTCTCCACTTGCTAAGAAGAATGATCATGATCAACGTTTTACGGATCGATTTGAATTGTTTATCGTGGGACGCGAACATGCGAATGCATTTAGTGAACTGAATGATCCGATTGATCAACGTCAACGTTTTGAAGCACAGGTTCAGGCTCGAGATGACGGTGACGATGAGGCCCATATGATGGATGAAGATTTCCTAGAATCACTAGAATATGGGATGCCTCCAACGGGAGGTCTTGGTATTGGCATTGACCGTCTTGTTATGTTATTAACAAATTCTTCGTCTATAAGGGACGTATTATTGTTCCCGCAAATGCGTAATAAAGATGATTAA
- the dusB gene encoding tRNA dihydrouridine synthase DusB, with protein MLKIGDIELKNPVVLAPMAGVCNPAFRLIAKEFGAGLVCAEMVADRGIVNQNKKSLQMLHVEDREKPMSLQIFGGSKDSLVEAAKYVDQYTNADIIDINMGCPVPKITKTDAGAKWLLEPEKIHEMVSAVVKNVGKPVTIKMRKGWDDNHIYAVQNAQAAEQAGALSVALHGRTRVQMYEGEADWAILKDVKDQVNIPVIGNGDVATPEDAKKMLELTGVDGVMIGRGALGNPWMLYRTVQYLETGDIHGDPSPQEKIDVCLLHLDRLAQHKGEAIAVKEMHKHAAWYLKGMRGSNNVRKKINQTENAADLKAILYDYIEQMDVEHAS; from the coding sequence ATGTTAAAAATAGGGGATATTGAATTAAAAAATCCTGTTGTTTTAGCACCAATGGCAGGTGTGTGTAATCCGGCGTTTCGCTTAATCGCAAAGGAATTTGGTGCAGGCCTTGTGTGTGCGGAAATGGTTGCTGATAGGGGTATTGTTAATCAAAATAAAAAGTCATTGCAAATGCTGCATGTCGAGGATCGTGAAAAACCGATGAGTCTACAAATTTTTGGGGGCTCAAAGGATTCTTTGGTTGAGGCTGCAAAGTATGTAGATCAATATACCAATGCTGATATTATAGATATTAATATGGGGTGTCCTGTACCTAAGATCACAAAAACTGACGCTGGAGCCAAATGGTTACTAGAGCCGGAGAAGATTCATGAAATGGTGTCAGCCGTTGTTAAAAATGTTGGCAAGCCTGTTACGATCAAAATGCGTAAAGGCTGGGATGATAATCACATCTATGCTGTTCAGAATGCACAAGCTGCTGAGCAAGCGGGAGCTCTGTCTGTTGCCCTTCATGGTCGAACAAGGGTGCAAATGTATGAAGGTGAAGCGGACTGGGCAATTTTGAAAGATGTTAAAGATCAAGTCAACATTCCTGTTATAGGTAACGGCGATGTCGCAACACCAGAAGATGCGAAAAAGATGCTGGAATTAACTGGTGTTGATGGTGTGATGATTGGCCGTGGAGCCTTGGGCAATCCTTGGATGCTTTATAGAACGGTTCAATATCTTGAAACAGGAGACATTCATGGAGATCCTTCCCCTCAAGAAAAAATAGATGTTTGTCTGTTGCATTTAGACCGATTAGCCCAACATAAGGGTGAAGCCATCGCTGTCAAAGAGATGCACAAACATGCAGCGTGGTATTTGAAAGGTATGCGAGGTAGTAATAATGTTAGAAAGAAAATTAACCAGACGGAAAATGCCGCAGATTTAAAAGCGATTTTATATGATTATATTGAACAAATGGATGTAGAGCATGCTTCATAA
- a CDS encoding helix-turn-helix domain-containing protein produces MEAEQWGRRIRSFRKLKGFTQVELAEKLGISLSILGEIERGNRLPTDEQIQHVSGILNVSVDDIANFK; encoded by the coding sequence ATGGAAGCAGAACAATGGGGCAGGAGAATCCGGTCTTTTCGAAAACTAAAAGGATTTACGCAAGTTGAATTAGCAGAGAAATTGGGGATTTCTCTGTCAATACTCGGAGAAATAGAGCGTGGCAATCGATTACCAACAGATGAACAGATTCAACATGTATCTGGGATTCTTAATGTATCCGTTGATGACATTGCTAATTTCAAATAG
- the folK gene encoding 2-amino-4-hydroxy-6-hydroxymethyldihydropteridine diphosphokinase: MNNHTSYIGIGSNMGDREEYIRRSLQLLEDDKNIIIGNCSPIYETLPYGDVPQDDFLNMVVQVRTSLLPEELLEVTQGIEQKLERKRTIRWGPRTIDLDILLFDDKIIKLENLMIPHPELTKRLFVIKPLRNINANQTIPGTDQIIDDVYNTFKEHKGVRLWKQNNGAGESGLFEN; the protein is encoded by the coding sequence ATGAATAATCATACGAGTTACATAGGCATCGGTTCAAATATGGGTGATAGAGAGGAATATATCAGACGTTCATTGCAACTATTAGAGGATGATAAAAACATTATAATAGGTAACTGCTCGCCAATTTACGAGACATTACCTTACGGGGACGTCCCTCAGGACGACTTTTTAAATATGGTTGTACAAGTCCGTACTTCCTTGCTGCCCGAGGAACTATTGGAAGTGACTCAAGGGATAGAGCAGAAATTGGAACGGAAAAGGACCATTCGTTGGGGTCCTCGGACTATTGATCTTGACATTTTACTTTTTGACGATAAAATAATTAAATTAGAAAATTTGATGATACCGCATCCTGAATTGACGAAGCGCCTTTTTGTGATTAAACCATTGCGCAACATTAATGCTAACCAAACCATACCTGGGACTGACCAAATAATTGATGATGTATACAACACGTTTAAAGAACATAAGGGAGTGCGTTTATGGAAGCAGAACAATGGGGCAGGAGAATCCGGTCTTTTCGAAAACTAA
- the folB gene encoding dihydroneopterin aldolase, with product MDKIFVNQMAFYGYHGVFSEEKDLGQKFIVDVVLEADFSRAGATDNLNDTVNYAEVYQLTKEMVEGEPFNLIEALADRIASQILSRFHMVQTCHVKVIKPDPPIPGYYESVAVEVCRGRDDE from the coding sequence ATGGATAAAATTTTTGTTAATCAAATGGCCTTCTATGGTTATCATGGTGTTTTTTCAGAGGAGAAGGACCTTGGGCAAAAGTTTATCGTTGATGTGGTTCTTGAAGCTGATTTTTCACGAGCCGGTGCCACTGATAATTTGAATGATACTGTTAACTATGCCGAGGTGTATCAACTTACAAAAGAAATGGTTGAAGGGGAGCCATTTAATTTAATTGAGGCTCTTGCCGATCGAATCGCCTCGCAAATTTTATCTCGGTTTCACATGGTGCAAACTTGCCATGTTAAGGTGATTAAACCAGATCCACCTATTCCTGGTTATTATGAGTCTGTTGCTGTTGAAGTTTGCCGGGGGCGAGATGATGAATAA
- the folP gene encoding dihydropteroate synthase, with protein sequence MTLQIEGNQCLTLHHGRYLPLGERTLVMGILNVTPDSFSDGGSYDHVKNAVSHAQEMIAQGADIIDIGGESTRPGADFTPLDIELERILPAIAAIREFTDIPISIDTYKAETARQALEAGADIINDVWGAKADPAMAEVAANTQAPIILMHNRHDKNYQDLLTDVKDDLQASISLVQDAGVADDRIILDPGIGFAKTYHDNLEVMRRLDEFHQWGYPVLLGTSRKSFIGQTLGTDVSDRLEGTGATVCLGVSKGCQIVRVHDVGPIKKMTNMMDAMLLRG encoded by the coding sequence ATGACTTTACAGATTGAAGGCAACCAGTGTTTAACATTACATCATGGGCGATATTTGCCGTTAGGAGAAAGAACACTTGTGATGGGCATTTTGAATGTGACACCTGATTCTTTCTCTGATGGGGGTTCGTATGATCATGTCAAAAATGCGGTGAGTCATGCTCAGGAGATGATAGCCCAAGGAGCTGATATCATTGATATTGGCGGTGAATCGACCCGCCCAGGTGCTGATTTTACCCCATTAGATATTGAGCTAGAGCGTATTCTTCCGGCGATAGCAGCTATACGAGAATTCACAGACATCCCCATTTCTATTGACACATACAAAGCTGAGACAGCTAGACAAGCGTTAGAAGCAGGTGCTGACATTATCAATGATGTATGGGGAGCAAAGGCTGATCCGGCTATGGCTGAAGTAGCTGCTAACACCCAGGCCCCGATCATTCTAATGCATAACCGCCATGACAAAAATTATCAAGATTTATTAACGGATGTCAAAGATGATCTGCAGGCAAGTATATCCTTGGTTCAGGACGCGGGCGTGGCTGATGATCGCATTATCCTTGATCCAGGGATTGGTTTTGCTAAAACGTATCATGATAATCTTGAAGTTATGCGGCGGCTTGATGAATTTCATCAATGGGGTTATCCCGTTTTGTTAGGGACGTCACGCAAATCCTTCATTGGACAAACCCTCGGCACAGATGTTAGTGATCGCCTTGAGGGAACAGGGGCGACGGTTTGTTTAGGTGTTTCTAAAGGGTGCCAGATAGTACGCGTACATGATGTGGGTCCGATTAAGAAAATGACAAATATGATGGATGCTATGCTTCTAAGGGGTTGA
- the hslO gene encoding Hsp33 family molecular chaperone HslO: MGDYLVKALAFNGHIRAQAIISTDMVSEAQRRHNTWPTASAAMGRTITAATMMGVQLKGQDKLTVTVEGGGPIGVIIADATSDGVARGYVTNPQVHFDLNEKGKLDVARAVGNNGHLSVVKDLGMRENFTGRVPLVSGEIGDDFTYYFVHSEQIPSAVGVGVLVNPDNTIKASGGFLIQVLPGAPDDIINQVEERLTQVKPISKMIEEGLTPEDILTTLFSKDDVQFIDKMGVTFECTCSKERLSNALLGMGPDELRSMIDEDHGAEASCHFCRTTYHFSESELEDIYQRAKDTLES; the protein is encoded by the coding sequence ATGGGTGATTATTTAGTTAAGGCGCTTGCTTTTAACGGTCATATTCGTGCTCAAGCGATTATTAGTACGGATATGGTTTCGGAAGCCCAGCGTCGTCACAATACATGGCCGACGGCATCTGCCGCCATGGGACGTACGATCACGGCTGCGACAATGATGGGGGTCCAGTTAAAGGGTCAAGATAAATTAACGGTTACTGTTGAAGGTGGCGGACCCATTGGAGTGATTATAGCCGATGCAACCTCTGACGGAGTTGCACGTGGCTACGTTACCAATCCCCAGGTGCATTTTGATTTAAATGAGAAAGGGAAATTGGATGTTGCACGTGCCGTTGGCAATAATGGTCATTTAAGTGTGGTTAAAGATCTTGGTATGCGTGAGAATTTCACAGGCCGTGTGCCGCTTGTTTCCGGAGAAATTGGCGACGATTTCACTTATTATTTTGTACACTCAGAACAAATTCCGTCAGCGGTCGGTGTCGGCGTGTTAGTGAACCCAGATAATACGATTAAAGCATCGGGCGGTTTTTTGATTCAGGTTTTGCCTGGCGCACCTGATGATATTATCAATCAAGTTGAAGAACGATTAACACAAGTTAAACCGATATCAAAAATGATCGAAGAAGGCCTGACCCCAGAGGATATATTGACAACGTTATTTTCAAAAGATGATGTTCAGTTTATCGATAAAATGGGTGTAACGTTCGAATGTACTTGTTCAAAGGAACGACTCAGCAATGCTCTTTTAGGAATGGGTCCTGATGAACTTCGCTCAATGATTGATGAAGATCATGGTGCTGAAGCCAGTTGTCATTTTTGTCGAACGACTTATCATTTTAGTGAGTCAGAGTTAGAAGATATTTATCAAAGAGCCAAAGACACATTGGAGTCGTAA
- the ftsH gene encoding ATP-dependent zinc metalloprotease FtsH: protein MNRILKNGLVYVFIFIVIIGIVSFLSGPNEKVKDMTFSEFSQHLEDGDIESMTLQPNVSVYKVQGKLKSYEDENTTFKTHIPFNEQTVNHVTEVAKQTKVKFKPPEQTSGWVSFFVQLIPFVILFILFFFLLNQSQGGGSRVMNFGKSKAKLFSEEKKKVRFKDVAGADEEKQELVEVVEFLKDPRKFAQLGARIPKGVLLVGPPGTGKTLLARAVAGEAGVPFFSISGSDFVEMFVGVGASRVRDLFENAKKNAPCIIFIDEIDAVGRQRGAGLGGGHDEREQTLNQLLVEMDGFGVNEGIIIIAATNRPDILDPALLRPGRFDRQIPVNRPDVKGRREVLQVHAKSKPLAKSVELETVARLTPGFSGADLENLLNEAALVAARVDKTEIDMEDINEAVERVIAGVSKKSKVISEKERKIVAHHESGHTIIGLTLDSAEEVHKVTVVPRGQAGGYAVQLPREDRSLMTKPELLDKIVGLLGGRVAEEIIFGEVSTGASNDFQRATSIARSMVTEYGMSDKLGPMQFGQNQNSQVFLGRDIQNEPNYSDSIAYEIDAEIQRIIKESYDRAKQILTDKKDQLELVAQTLLEVETLEADQIKELVETGELIESSSERHRKDRDSDVKVNINKKDEEEVEDTQTESSDDESDDENKKD from the coding sequence ATGAATCGTATACTGAAAAACGGGTTAGTATATGTGTTTATATTTATAGTTATTATTGGGATCGTCAGTTTCCTAAGTGGGCCTAATGAAAAGGTCAAGGATATGACGTTTTCTGAGTTCTCTCAGCATCTTGAAGATGGTGATATCGAATCGATGACGCTTCAACCCAATGTTAGCGTCTATAAGGTTCAAGGGAAGTTAAAGTCGTATGAGGATGAAAATACAACTTTTAAGACACACATCCCTTTTAATGAACAAACGGTTAATCATGTAACAGAAGTTGCCAAACAGACGAAAGTTAAATTCAAACCTCCTGAACAAACGAGTGGTTGGGTCAGCTTTTTTGTCCAACTCATTCCCTTTGTTATCTTGTTCATTCTGTTTTTCTTCTTGCTAAATCAATCTCAAGGCGGCGGTAGCCGTGTGATGAACTTTGGTAAAAGTAAAGCCAAACTTTTCTCTGAAGAAAAGAAAAAAGTTCGTTTTAAAGATGTGGCCGGTGCCGATGAAGAAAAGCAAGAACTTGTTGAAGTGGTTGAATTCCTAAAAGATCCGCGCAAGTTTGCCCAATTAGGTGCACGTATTCCTAAGGGTGTCTTACTTGTTGGCCCTCCTGGTACAGGTAAAACTTTACTAGCACGTGCTGTGGCTGGTGAAGCAGGTGTTCCATTTTTCTCGATTAGCGGTTCCGACTTTGTTGAAATGTTTGTTGGTGTGGGTGCTTCGCGTGTGCGTGATCTTTTTGAGAATGCGAAGAAGAACGCACCATGTATTATATTCATTGATGAAATTGATGCTGTCGGTCGCCAACGTGGAGCAGGTCTAGGCGGTGGACACGATGAACGTGAACAAACGCTTAACCAATTGCTTGTTGAAATGGACGGCTTCGGTGTTAATGAGGGCATTATCATTATTGCCGCAACTAACCGGCCTGATATTCTTGACCCTGCCTTATTACGTCCGGGTCGTTTTGATCGGCAAATCCCGGTTAACCGCCCTGATGTTAAAGGTCGTCGTGAAGTTTTACAGGTGCATGCTAAAAGTAAACCTCTAGCAAAAAGTGTTGAGTTAGAGACAGTGGCTCGTTTAACGCCTGGTTTTTCAGGAGCAGATTTAGAAAACTTACTTAACGAAGCCGCGTTGGTCGCAGCTAGAGTTGATAAGACGGAAATTGATATGGAAGATATCAACGAAGCCGTTGAACGTGTCATCGCTGGTGTATCTAAGAAAAGTAAAGTTATTTCCGAAAAAGAACGAAAAATTGTGGCCCATCATGAATCCGGTCATACGATCATTGGGTTAACCCTTGATAGTGCGGAAGAAGTACACAAAGTGACCGTTGTCCCAAGAGGTCAAGCTGGTGGTTACGCTGTACAATTACCTCGTGAAGACCGTTCTCTTATGACTAAACCTGAGTTGCTTGATAAAATTGTTGGTTTACTTGGTGGACGTGTGGCTGAGGAAATCATCTTCGGTGAAGTCAGCACAGGCGCTTCTAATGATTTCCAAAGGGCAACATCAATTGCACGCAGTATGGTCACTGAATATGGTATGAGTGACAAACTGGGACCAATGCAATTTGGACAAAATCAAAACAGTCAGGTCTTTTTGGGCCGTGATATTCAAAACGAACCCAATTATAGTGATTCGATCGCCTATGAAATTGATGCGGAAATTCAACGTATTATCAAAGAAAGTTATGATCGTGCCAAACAAATCCTTACTGATAAGAAAGATCAACTTGAACTCGTTGCTCAAACGTTGCTTGAGGTTGAGACACTTGAGGCTGACCAAATCAAGGAACTTGTTGAAACAGGTGAGTTGATTGAATCAAGCTCTGAACGGCATCGTAAAGATCGAGATTCCGATGTTAAGGTAAACATCAACAAGAAGGATGAAGAGGAAGTCGAAGATACGCAGACGGAATCATCTGATGATGAATCGGATGATGAAAACAAAAAAGACTAA
- the hpt gene encoding hypoxanthine phosphoribosyltransferase, translated as MREDMQDILFTEEEIQSKIVELGTGLSTEYEGRFPLVIGVLKGAMPFMSDLIKRMSVHLEMDFMDVSSYGNSTVSSGEVKIDKDLNTSVEGRDILIVEDIIDSGLTLHYLVELFKYRKARSIKIVTLLNKPSGRQSSIVPDIVGFTVPDAFVVGYGLDYAEKYRNLPYIGVLKPEIYQE; from the coding sequence ATGAGAGAAGACATGCAGGACATACTATTTACGGAGGAAGAAATTCAGTCTAAGATCGTTGAACTTGGCACGGGGTTATCCACTGAGTATGAGGGGCGCTTTCCATTAGTCATTGGTGTGTTAAAAGGCGCGATGCCTTTTATGTCAGATTTGATCAAAAGAATGAGTGTTCATTTAGAAATGGACTTTATGGATGTCTCGAGCTATGGTAATTCCACTGTTTCTTCTGGTGAAGTGAAAATTGATAAGGATTTAAACACTTCTGTTGAAGGGCGCGACATCCTCATTGTCGAAGATATTATTGACAGCGGTTTGACGCTACACTACCTTGTTGAGCTTTTTAAGTATCGGAAGGCAAGATCTATAAAAATTGTAACGCTTCTTAATAAGCCTTCCGGAAGACAATCAAGCATAGTGCCTGATATTGTTGGTTTTACGGTACCCGATGCTTTTGTTGTTGGATATGGTCTTGATTATGCTGAAAAATACCGTAATCTTCCATATATAGGGGTGTTAAAACCCGAAATTTATCAAGAATGA